In the Setaria italica strain Yugu1 chromosome VI, Setaria_italica_v2.0, whole genome shotgun sequence genome, one interval contains:
- the LOC101771139 gene encoding zinc finger protein WIP2, with protein sequence MEDPYTSFFKNPYYYYTTSFPAAPAPHLPPPLPPYNAFYPGVAAAAPQYPACFFQSQPTTLPPLHDSPPSPPLREALPLLSQSPTRGHGASRPHVAADSDDDDDADDFLREVVVSSATHSARAPLFADLNCMPSCCDDGDPMDVEAAGAESTDDAAVALRIGLPAAPVNGCGGAEADLLSGLSGRACGGMEPEEDEEECKVDTGAGDGDEVVPLGFASTPIGRLNKGQYWIPTPAQILIGPTQFSCPVCYKTFNRYNNMQMHMWGHGSQYRKGPESLRGVQPTAMLRLPCYCCAPGCRNNIDHPRARPLKDFRTLQTHYKRKHGLKPFLCRKCGKAFAVKGDWRTHEKNCGKLWYCLCGSEFKHKRSLKDHARAFGHGHGAFGCNIDGGADGLDDDDEGAVSEIEQDCAAAAACGRSAR encoded by the exons ATGGAAGACCCCTACACGAGCTTCTTCAAGAACCcctactactactacaccaCCTCCTTCCCCGCTGCTCCGGCTCCccatctccctcctcccctcccaccGTACAACGCCTTCTaccccggcgtcgccgccgccgcgcctcagTACCCGGCCTGCTTCTTCCAGTCGCAGCCGACGACGCTGCCGCCTCTCCATGACAGCCCTCCCTCGCCTCCTCTCCGAGAGGCGCTGCCCCTCCTCTCCCAGTCGCCCACGCGCGGGCACGGCGCCTCCCGGCCGCACGTAGCGGCggactccgacgacgacgacgacgccgatgACTTCCTGCGTGAGGTCGTCGTCAGCTCCGCGACCCATTCTGCGCGCGCGCCGCTCTTCGCCGACCTCAACTGCATGCCCTCCTGCTGCGACGACGGCGACCCTATGGACGTggaggcggccggggcggagtCCACGGACGACGCCGCGGTCGCTCTGCGCATCGGCCTGCCGGCGGCGCCCGTgaacggctgcggcggcgcggaggccgacCTCCTGTCCGGGCTCTCCGGCAGGGCCTGCGGTGGCATggagcccgaggaggatgaggaggagtgCAAGGTGgacaccggcgccggcgacggcgacgaggtggtGCCGCTAGGGTTCGCGTCGACGCCCATCGGGAGGCTCAACAAGGGGCAGTACTGGATCCCGACGCCGGCGCAGATCCTCATCGGGCCCACCCAGTTCTCGTGCCCCGTCTGCTACAAGACCTTCAACCGATACAACAACATGCAG ATGCACATGTGGGGGCACGGGTCGCAGTACCGCAAGGGCCCGGAGTCGCTGCGCGGCGTGCAGCCGACGGCGATGCTCCGGCTGCCGTGCTACTGCTGCGCGCCGGGCTGCCGCAACAACATCGACCacccgcgggcgcggccgctcaAGGACTTCCGCACGCTGCAGACGCACTACAAGCGCAAGCACGGGCTGAAGCCCTTCCTGTGCCGCAAGTGCGGCAAGGCCTTCGCCGTCAAGGGCGACTGGCGCACGCACGAGAAGAACTGCGGCAAGCTCTGGTACTGCCTCTGCGGCTCCGAGTTCAAGCACAAGCGCTCGCTCAAGGACCACGCCAGGGCcttcggccacggccacggcgccTTCGGCTGCAacatcgacggcggcgccgacgggctcgatgacgacgacgagggcgcCGTCTCCGAGATCGAGCaggactgc